The following proteins come from a genomic window of Terribacillus aidingensis:
- the yugI gene encoding S1 domain-containing post-transcriptional regulator GSP13 yields MAEKFETGQVLTGKVTGIQPYGAFVALDEQVQGLVHISEVTHGFVKDINEHLSVGDEVKVRILDINEESGKYSLSIRATEEAPAKQQQDSSQKQAVSEDAPAGFNTLKDKLQDWIKQTEGNRK; encoded by the coding sequence ATGGCAGAGAAGTTCGAAACAGGACAAGTATTGACAGGTAAAGTAACAGGAATCCAGCCTTACGGTGCGTTTGTCGCATTGGATGAGCAGGTTCAAGGTTTGGTTCACATTTCCGAGGTGACTCACGGTTTCGTAAAAGACATCAATGAGCACCTATCCGTGGGCGATGAAGTTAAAGTTAGAATCCTTGATATCAACGAAGAAAGCGGTAAATATTCCCTTTCTATCCGTGCTACTGAAGAAGCACCTGCAAAACAGCAGCAAGATAGCAGCCAGAAGCAAGCTGTTTCTGAGGATGCTCCAGCAGGATTCAATACGTTGAAGGATAAACTTCAAGACTGGATCAAACAAACTGAAGGCAACCGCAAATAA
- a CDS encoding M20/M25/M40 family metallo-hydrolase produces MQLENQGFLMELLRTASPSSYEMDIQKKWMKEYAPYADEMRTDVSGNAIAVVNPDAEFKVLLAGHCDEIAMVVTGIDQNGFLQIDEMGRFNAKAALGMTVQVIGYNKTIPGVVGVNAMHLGGVKGDFELPDLYIDCGAKSKQEMEQYVQVGDLIVYQRQPSVLMDRYVTGRGLDNRTGSFIVGEVVRRLKQENVNVGVYAVSTVNEETNMGGAYFAAAGIQPDLAIACDVTFATDHPGVNKRKAVDVSLDGGPVLAKGAPINRKANLLLEQAAKELDIPLQYELTPRITGTDADKMRYTGKGVSTALVSLPLRYMHSPVETVSLQVIQQEIDLLVKFLINLTGEESLNPLDL; encoded by the coding sequence ATGCAACTAGAGAATCAGGGATTTTTAATGGAGCTGCTGCGGACGGCATCTCCGTCCAGCTATGAAATGGATATACAGAAGAAGTGGATGAAGGAATATGCTCCATACGCAGATGAGATGCGTACAGATGTGTCAGGTAATGCCATTGCAGTAGTGAATCCAGATGCAGAATTCAAAGTGCTGCTTGCTGGTCATTGTGATGAAATTGCGATGGTCGTAACGGGGATAGACCAGAACGGTTTCCTGCAGATTGATGAAATGGGACGCTTCAATGCAAAAGCTGCACTCGGTATGACCGTACAGGTCATAGGCTATAACAAGACGATTCCAGGTGTCGTAGGTGTAAATGCGATGCATCTCGGAGGCGTAAAGGGAGACTTTGAACTGCCAGATCTGTATATTGATTGCGGAGCTAAGTCTAAACAGGAAATGGAGCAATACGTGCAAGTAGGTGACTTGATCGTGTACCAGCGGCAGCCATCAGTGCTGATGGATCGTTATGTTACTGGGCGAGGTTTGGATAACCGTACAGGTTCATTCATCGTAGGAGAAGTTGTCCGACGGCTTAAGCAAGAGAACGTCAATGTTGGCGTATATGCAGTCAGCACAGTGAATGAAGAAACGAATATGGGAGGTGCGTACTTCGCAGCAGCTGGAATCCAGCCGGATTTAGCGATTGCCTGTGACGTTACATTTGCGACTGACCATCCAGGTGTCAATAAGCGTAAAGCAGTGGATGTCAGCTTGGACGGGGGTCCCGTGCTGGCGAAAGGCGCACCTATCAACCGTAAAGCAAATCTTTTGCTGGAGCAAGCAGCGAAGGAACTGGACATTCCGCTGCAATACGAATTGACGCCGCGAATCACCGGTACGGACGCAGATAAGATGCGCTATACAGGTAAAGGTGTGTCGACTGCGCTCGTATCCTTGCCGCTTCGCTATATGCACTCTCCGGTAGAAACAGTAAGTTTGCAGGTCATCCAGCAGGAAATCGATCTATTGGTAAAATTCCTGATAAACCTTACAGGTGAAGAAAGCTTGAATCCATTGGATCTGTGA
- a CDS encoding alpha/beta hydrolase: MFYSNHTFHYKKIAIDYRIYPSHNTDSSRTILLLHGFLASGSCFHRMIPELRQRYQVITLDFPPFGNSEKSTEIAFSYEDYTDLAASLLDHLQIKNLDIGGHSMGGQIAMRLAYCYPERINKLFLFAPSSYMLPTDTFSSMIASASIFPAIMQLVFEATSVVGFLRHLVADPEKVTLRMVIAYSIPFMAKELFPSLAHFIRSRGGDLPNDSLQQIKAKTIIFWGKEDPLLPPSIGYRLLAELPHATLHILPDAGHLLPEETPETIVSYIE, encoded by the coding sequence ATGTTTTACTCGAACCATACCTTCCATTACAAAAAAATAGCTATCGATTACCGTATTTACCCTTCTCACAATACTGACTCATCCCGTACAATCCTTCTTCTTCACGGTTTCCTTGCCTCAGGAAGCTGCTTTCATCGCATGATACCCGAGCTGCGTCAACGTTACCAGGTAATAACATTGGATTTCCCTCCCTTCGGAAATAGTGAAAAATCAACGGAAATAGCTTTTTCCTATGAAGACTATACCGACCTTGCTGCATCTCTTCTTGATCACTTGCAAATAAAAAATCTGGATATTGGCGGTCACTCAATGGGCGGTCAAATTGCTATGCGTCTCGCATATTGCTACCCAGAACGTATTAATAAACTATTTCTATTTGCACCATCAAGCTATATGCTGCCAACGGACACATTTTCAAGCATGATCGCTTCTGCCAGCATCTTTCCTGCGATTATGCAACTCGTATTCGAAGCTACCAGCGTCGTCGGTTTCCTCCGCCACCTTGTTGCAGACCCTGAAAAGGTCACCCTTCGGATGGTGATTGCATACAGCATTCCCTTTATGGCCAAGGAACTTTTTCCAAGTCTGGCTCATTTTATCCGATCACGAGGCGGCGATTTGCCGAACGACAGCCTGCAGCAAATAAAAGCAAAAACAATCATTTTCTGGGGAAAAGAAGACCCATTACTGCCCCCTTCCATTGGCTATCGGTTGCTTGCAGAGCTGCCCCATGCGACGCTCCATATCCTGCCTGATGCCGGTCATCTCTTACCCGAAGAAACACCGGAAACGATTGTTTCGTATA
- a CDS encoding potassium channel family protein, with the protein MVTQFLRRFYFRLPIFVRLFSTILIVMVIFGICMRHIEPEQFPTYFDGVWWAFVTASTVGYGDLIPETFSGKILAIVLILSGAGLVTFYLATIAAGTVKYTQDLSKGLTEFKGSNHIIIIGWNERARALLEKLTEKHPEQSVVLIDQSLTMLPYREHPLHFIRGDASEDKTLQKANIQHAKTAIITANAGKNEKQIDYMTILTTIALRGNNPKLHIVAEVLTFSQKENLRRAGADVVIRSNDFVSTLFFHEVYHKEKKSHLELLLHFLREQEIRIISLPNELAGKSYFEASRYFARKEKTVIGYMRGESMDMNPDFQEPMHQEDCIITLQHIE; encoded by the coding sequence ATGGTCACGCAGTTTTTGCGACGTTTCTATTTCCGCCTTCCCATATTTGTCCGTCTTTTCTCCACTATACTTATCGTAATGGTGATATTCGGAATATGCATGCGCCACATAGAACCGGAGCAGTTTCCCACCTATTTTGATGGTGTCTGGTGGGCATTTGTCACCGCATCCACAGTCGGCTATGGGGATTTGATCCCTGAAACATTTTCCGGCAAGATTCTTGCGATTGTCCTTATCCTTTCAGGAGCGGGTCTCGTCACTTTTTATTTGGCCACTATTGCTGCTGGAACTGTAAAGTATACCCAGGATCTTTCGAAAGGACTAACCGAATTCAAAGGAAGCAATCATATAATCATTATCGGCTGGAATGAGCGGGCCAGAGCACTGCTTGAAAAGCTAACCGAAAAACATCCTGAACAATCTGTCGTCTTAATTGATCAGTCATTGACTATGCTCCCCTACCGGGAACACCCTTTACACTTCATCCGCGGCGACGCTTCTGAAGATAAGACTCTTCAAAAAGCGAATATCCAGCATGCCAAGACCGCTATCATCACTGCCAACGCTGGCAAAAACGAGAAACAAATTGATTACATGACGATTCTGACGACGATTGCCTTGCGGGGCAACAATCCAAAGCTTCACATCGTAGCGGAAGTTCTGACATTTAGTCAAAAGGAAAATCTCCGACGCGCAGGAGCAGATGTCGTCATTCGATCTAACGATTTTGTGAGTACATTGTTTTTCCACGAAGTGTATCATAAAGAAAAGAAAAGTCATTTGGAACTTCTTTTGCATTTTCTGCGAGAACAGGAAATCAGAATCATCTCCTTGCCCAATGAATTAGCGGGTAAAAGCTACTTTGAAGCTAGTCGTTATTTTGCCCGCAAGGAAAAAACGGTAATCGGCTATATGCGAGGAGAAAGTATGGATATGAACCCAGACTTCCAGGAGCCGATGCATCAAGAGGACTGCATCATTACCTTACAGCATATCGAATAA
- a CDS encoding thioredoxin family protein — translation MTTLNEWFEKGINIDAYLDSMQTHKENTMHIYDHYELPADTEFFNTLRSQKLRAIVLTEDWCGDAMLNLPIFYHIAQAGAIDVRILRRDENLELMDQYLTNGKSRSIPIIIFINQNGDEVAKWGPRAPELQVYIDESFSSLPDKDAPEYEEKRSQMLTFITKSYRDNTDFWQRVYASLKRGLEEA, via the coding sequence ATGACGACATTAAACGAATGGTTTGAAAAAGGTATTAATATCGATGCGTATTTGGACTCCATGCAAACACATAAAGAAAATACAATGCATATCTACGATCACTACGAGCTTCCAGCTGACACAGAGTTTTTCAACACACTCCGCTCCCAAAAACTTCGAGCTATCGTACTGACAGAAGACTGGTGCGGGGATGCCATGCTGAATTTGCCGATTTTTTATCATATCGCACAAGCTGGAGCAATTGATGTTCGCATCCTTCGCCGTGATGAGAACTTGGAATTGATGGATCAATATCTGACTAATGGTAAAAGCCGTTCCATTCCGATCATCATCTTTATCAATCAAAATGGAGATGAAGTTGCGAAATGGGGTCCGCGAGCTCCAGAACTGCAAGTTTATATTGATGAATCCTTCAGCAGTCTGCCAGATAAGGATGCACCTGAATATGAGGAAAAACGCAGCCAAATGCTCACTTTTATTACAAAATCCTATCGTGACAATACAGACTTCTGGCAGCGAGTCTATGCAAGCTTGAAAAGAGGCCTTGAAGAAGCATAA
- a CDS encoding DUF378 domain-containing protein: MNMVQRIALVLVIIGAINWGLVGLFNYDLVAGIFGNGSQAAAFPRIIYSLVGLAGLVSISALFLERKEVEEASTTKA; the protein is encoded by the coding sequence TTGAATATGGTACAGCGTATCGCTCTTGTTCTTGTCATAATCGGCGCGATTAACTGGGGACTAGTCGGTTTATTCAACTACGACTTGGTTGCAGGTATCTTTGGTAACGGCAGTCAAGCTGCTGCTTTTCCACGGATCATTTACAGTCTTGTCGGCTTGGCTGGTCTTGTGTCGATTTCCGCTCTGTTCCTAGAGCGCAAAGAAGTGGAAGAAGCGTCAACTACCAAGGCATAA
- a CDS encoding ECF transporter S component, with translation MRSSKLTKTITFALLGAISMVLMLLNFPLPFLPPYLKIDFSEIPVLIAALLFSPLAGVAVEAIKNLLYLIFTGAGDPVGVVANFLAGMLFVMPVAYFYHKFKAGKKTLISGLATGTVTMAVGMGVLNYFVVLPLYSIFLGSPVMSADAKWAAVIAGILPFNLLKGIIIAIVFVPLFAKLKPWFAKRKRTAAA, from the coding sequence ATGCGTTCATCCAAGTTAACTAAAACAATCACTTTCGCTTTATTGGGAGCGATCAGCATGGTGCTCATGCTGCTGAATTTCCCGCTTCCATTCCTGCCGCCTTACTTGAAGATAGACTTCAGTGAAATTCCGGTACTGATTGCAGCACTGCTGTTTTCACCACTTGCAGGTGTTGCTGTCGAGGCAATCAAGAACTTATTATATCTTATCTTTACAGGTGCTGGTGACCCGGTTGGCGTCGTAGCGAATTTCCTGGCAGGCATGCTTTTCGTAATGCCGGTAGCATACTTTTATCATAAATTCAAAGCAGGCAAGAAAACACTTATTTCAGGATTGGCTACGGGTACAGTTACCATGGCAGTCGGAATGGGTGTGTTGAATTACTTTGTTGTCCTGCCGTTATATAGCATCTTCTTAGGATCTCCTGTAATGAGCGCTGATGCAAAATGGGCAGCAGTCATTGCTGGTATCCTGCCGTTTAATCTTTTGAAAGGTATCATCATTGCGATTGTCTTCGTACCGCTATTTGCAAAATTGAAACCTTGGTTTGCGAAGCGTAAAAGAACAGCTGCAGCATAA
- a CDS encoding aminoglycoside phosphotransferase family protein, whose amino-acid sequence MTAGWLESYLQEAIWHVETIDMGWDHDVYVLNNSWVLRVPKKGGAINQEEKKLLKELQVKTNIALPAFTILTTPKGSDAALYPYIPGHPLSANMSDIVLEVAASQLGAFLSKLHQLDASMYRLPKRDKSYYDRLLEGISSFYPSLPAFVINYTERLFAELEPVCTAVVHGDLRSAHILWEESSCQVGIIDFSDMHVGDPAIDFAGISEISKVFLQQVLYAYDADDKEMIFRRAEQLSKLGLYYELLEYGPNSELLAEMESRFV is encoded by the coding sequence ATGACAGCTGGATGGCTGGAAAGCTACTTGCAGGAAGCAATCTGGCATGTAGAAACTATTGATATGGGCTGGGATCATGACGTATATGTACTGAATAACAGCTGGGTATTACGAGTGCCGAAGAAGGGTGGAGCAATCAATCAGGAAGAGAAGAAGCTGCTCAAGGAATTACAAGTTAAAACAAACATTGCACTGCCAGCATTCACTATCTTAACGACTCCGAAGGGAAGCGATGCTGCACTTTATCCATACATACCGGGACATCCTCTATCTGCAAACATGTCAGATATAGTTCTTGAGGTGGCCGCGAGCCAGTTGGGTGCCTTTCTCTCGAAACTCCACCAACTGGACGCTTCCATGTACAGGTTACCGAAACGAGACAAATCTTATTATGATCGGCTTTTGGAAGGAATAAGCAGCTTTTATCCGAGTTTACCTGCTTTTGTCATTAATTACACGGAAAGATTGTTTGCGGAATTAGAACCAGTTTGTACCGCTGTTGTGCATGGAGATTTACGATCAGCGCATATTTTGTGGGAGGAATCGTCCTGCCAAGTCGGTATCATTGATTTCAGTGATATGCATGTCGGTGATCCAGCTATCGATTTTGCTGGAATCAGTGAGATAAGCAAGGTTTTCTTGCAACAAGTACTGTACGCGTATGATGCTGACGATAAGGAAATGATTTTTCGGCGGGCAGAGCAATTATCCAAACTAGGCTTATATTATGAGCTGCTTGAATATGGACCTAACAGTGAGCTATTAGCTGAAATGGAGAGCCGATTTGTTTAA
- a CDS encoding glucose-6-phosphate isomerase, whose protein sequence is MTHIGFDYKKAMPYIGEQELDYLAPLVQAAHDQLHNKTGAGNDFLGWLDLPTDYDKEEFARIKQAAAKIQSDSDVLLVVGIGGSYLGARAAIEALTHSFFNVLSKEDRKAPQVFFVGNSISAPYLNQLLDAIKGKDVSVNVISKSGTTTEPAIAFRVFKKYLEEKYGVDEARKRIYATTDKARGALKTLASKEGYESFVIPDDVGGRFSVLTAVGLLPIAAAGVDIDSIMSGAQKAQEELSVSDLKENPAYQYAAIRNVLYNKGKNIELLVNYEPSLQYFNEWWKQLFGESEGKDLKGLFPASANFSTDLHSLGQYVQEGRRDLFETVVHVKQPVSDVTIEAEEEDLDGLNYLAGQTVDQVNHKAFQGTLLAHTDGDVPNLVVEVPALDSFSFGYLVYFFEKACAISGYLLGVNPFDQPGVEAYKKNMFALLGKPGYEEEKAKLEKRL, encoded by the coding sequence ATGACACATATCGGATTCGATTATAAGAAAGCGATGCCATATATCGGGGAGCAGGAGCTTGATTACCTTGCACCGCTCGTACAGGCTGCGCATGACCAATTACATAATAAAACAGGTGCCGGCAATGATTTCCTTGGCTGGCTTGATTTGCCGACGGATTATGACAAAGAGGAATTCGCTCGTATCAAGCAGGCTGCAGCGAAGATCCAATCAGATTCGGATGTCCTGCTCGTTGTCGGAATCGGCGGTTCTTATCTTGGGGCCCGTGCGGCGATCGAGGCACTGACGCACAGCTTTTTCAACGTACTTTCCAAAGAAGACCGCAAAGCGCCGCAAGTATTCTTTGTCGGCAATAGCATCAGCGCCCCTTATTTGAATCAGCTGCTTGATGCAATCAAGGGCAAAGATGTCAGCGTGAATGTCATTTCCAAGAGCGGTACGACGACGGAACCAGCAATTGCCTTCCGTGTCTTTAAGAAGTACCTGGAAGAAAAATACGGAGTGGATGAAGCACGCAAACGTATTTATGCCACAACGGATAAGGCAAGAGGTGCTCTGAAAACACTTGCCAGCAAAGAAGGCTACGAGTCGTTCGTCATACCTGATGATGTTGGCGGCCGTTTCTCTGTCCTGACAGCCGTTGGACTATTGCCAATTGCGGCAGCTGGTGTCGATATCGACAGCATCATGTCAGGCGCACAAAAGGCGCAGGAAGAACTTTCTGTATCCGATTTGAAGGAGAACCCGGCATATCAGTATGCAGCTATTCGTAATGTCCTGTATAACAAAGGCAAGAATATCGAACTGCTTGTGAACTATGAACCGTCATTGCAGTACTTCAATGAATGGTGGAAGCAATTGTTCGGAGAGAGTGAAGGGAAGGATTTGAAAGGGTTGTTCCCGGCATCTGCTAACTTCTCTACCGATTTACATTCCCTTGGTCAATACGTACAGGAAGGCCGTCGTGACTTGTTCGAAACAGTCGTACATGTGAAACAGCCGGTCTCTGATGTGACGATAGAAGCGGAAGAGGAAGACTTAGATGGACTGAACTATCTTGCAGGTCAAACGGTTGATCAAGTGAACCATAAAGCCTTCCAGGGTACATTGCTTGCTCATACAGATGGTGACGTACCAAACTTAGTCGTAGAAGTTCCGGCACTCGATTCTTTCAGTTTCGGGTATCTTGTATACTTCTTCGAGAAAGCTTGTGCAATCAGCGGCTACTTGCTTGGTGTGAATCCGTTCGATCAGCCAGGAGTGGAAGCATATAAGAAGAACATGTTTGCGCTGCTTGGCAAACCTGGCTATGAAGAAGAAAAAGCAAAATTAGAAAAAAGATTATAA